A window of Adhaeribacter arboris genomic DNA:
AAACAGATAACCCTCTTATATCTAAGTACCAGGACAAAAACAATTACCCCTGTCCCTCCTAAACTTAGGAGGGAAGTTTTACCTCAACTTATCACGTATAATTTAGTTTATCTTATTACTTACACAAAATCTAACACATACTCTATGAAATCCTTTCATCCGCGGTAATCTGCGATTCAGAAAAATTTATAACTTTTATCACCAGATTTTAAGTAGTAAATTTACGCTTCACTTTTCTGCAACTCCACTCACCCTGCCATTTACTTTCCATGAAATTATCTACCAGAATCTTTGCCGGGTTTGTCATTATCTCTTTCATATTTACCTTGGTTATTTACATAAATTTCCAACTCTCCGAAGAAGTGCTCGAAAACAGCCAGTGGGTTTCGCATTCGCAAACGGTAGTGAGGGCATCATCGGCTTTGCAACGCAACATTGTAGATATGGAAACAGGAATGCGAGGTTTTTTGCTGACCGGTAACGAAATTTTTTTAGAACCTTATTACGCCGCCAAAAAGCAAATACCGGCCATGTTCTCGAATTTAGAAACGCTAGTGAAAAATTCGCCGGTGCAAATCCGGCAGGTGCAGCAAATCAAAAATACGCACAATCGTTGGGTAACTACTTTTACCGAAGCATTAATAACCCAAAAAAGAAATCAAACCCTCGAAAATGACCAATTAAAAAATACGGGTTTACAAAATTTAAAAAATGCCGATAACGCCATGAATTCCAGCGGCAAAAAAATGATGGATTCCATGCGTTCCATGTTTATCGGACTTAATGCTATTGAAAACCAAGTACGCGAAGCCCGGTTAACGCGCCTGCGTAATAGTATCAACAATACCCGGTTACTTTCTACTGTAATTACTATTCTTTCAATTTTAATTGGCTTAGGCTGGACGTATTACATTGCTCGGTTAATTACCCGCCGCATAGGTTCCATGGTTCGTTTAGCAGAAAAAATTTCCTTGGGTGAATATAAAACGCAGATATTAGATACCTCGCGCGATGAGTTGAGCCGGCTCTCTTATTCGTTAAATGTAATGGCCAACAAAATCAACCAGACGATAACCGAGTTAGAAAGCAAAAACAAGGAATTAGACCAGTTTGCCTACGTAGTTTCGCACGATTTAAAAGCGCCTTTACGGGGTATTGAAAATGCTTCGCGCTGGGTAGAGGAAGATATGGGCAAAGATTTACCCGCTCACATCCAGGAATATTTAAAATTAATGCGGACTCGGGTTCACCGGATGGAAAACCTGATTAACGGCATATTGGCCCTAGCCCGAATTGGCCGGCGTAAACTAACGGAAGAAGCGGTTGATATTTCCCAGCTTTTATCTGAAATTTTCGAAATGCTGGCTCCTCCGGCAGGGATTAAATGGCAGGTTAGTGATAATCTTCCCGTTTTATTTACGGTGCGGGTGTATTTGCAACAGGTATTTACCAATTTAATAAGTAATGCCATTAAATATCATCACCAATCCCAAGGTTTAATTCAGGTGAAACACACCGAGTTGCTAGATGCTCATCAATTTACCGTTACGGATGATGGACCCGGAATAGAGGAAGAATACCACCAACGTATATTTGTAATATTCCAGACTTTACAAGAACGCGACGCCCTGGAAAGTACCGGTGTAGGCCTGGCCATTGTTAAAAAAATTATTGAGCAGCAGGGTGGAAAAATCACCGTCAAGTCTAGTCCGGGAAAAGGTTCCTCGTTTATATTTACCTGGCCAAAAAACCAAAATTCTGGCCCGGATTTTGAAATAAGCTAAGAATAATACCACAGAATTATTACTTCTGTCTTACAATCTTAATCTTATGAACGAAACACTACCCAGCATACTTTTGGTTGAAGATGATTATCTGGACATTATGAGCGTAGAGCGTGAACTACGTAAGTTAAACATAAATTTACCTCTGCATATTGCCCGTAATGGTCGCGAAGCTTTATCGATGTTAAAAGGAGAAGGTCAGGCGCCTTTAAACCCTTTACCGAGCGTAGTAATGCTCGACATAAATATGCCGAAAATGAATGGCTTGGAATTACTCTCTGAAATCCGGAGAGACATTGATCTACAGTACTTAAACGTGTTTATCACTACTACTTCCATGGAAGATTCGGACCGGACCAAAGCCGAGGATTTAGAAGTGAGCGGTTACATCGAAAAACCTTTAACGTTTGATACGTTTGGGAACCACTCCGGCTCCCGCATTGATTCCTTCAGTTTATTTCTTGATTTGTTAAAACTGAAGAATTAAAGACACACTAGTATCAAGATTTTAGATAGTAGACTTTTCGGTTGTTAAAAAACTAAATTCTAGTACTTTAATAAATTCGTCTTCAAAAAGGATAAAAATTAATCTTATACGACTGTTTTTACTATATAAATCAAAATTAGGCTACTAGCCCCTTCTTTTTACCGGATCTTTCCAAAATTCATATACCACTTTACTAAGTCAAGTATTAAAAAAATGATTTTTAAATTTTAAACTTAAGCTCTGCTTCTGCTTGGTAAAGATTTAAATTGTAAAAGTTATTTTGATTTAATTCTTTAACTCATAGGAGCGGGCTCCCGGAATCCGACCCAGGTAAAACGTTTTATGACAAATTCGGGGTTAGTAAAGGAAGCATTACCCGCCGGATTACCGCCGGTTACATGAAAATCAGAGAAACCCGCGTTTTGGTTCACGTAAATATTTCCGGTAAGGTTAAAACTAACGGGAGTACCGGCCAAACTCATTTCATCTTTTATCTGTTCTTTAATTTCCGCATCGGTGGAATAAGCCGCGCAGGAAATAGCTCCCTGGGTTTCGGCTAACTCTCTAGCCAGCGCAATAGATTCAGCAGTATTTTTAGTTTTAATAATCAAGGCTATTGGGCCGAATAATTCCTGGTTATAAATTTCCTTATGCGCGGCGGTTACTTCGTATAAAACCGGGCTGCACATGCGGGCATTGGTAAAATTTGGATTTACTATATCACAGGTTGATAAAAGCACTTTTCCGTGACCTTCGGCTGCATCTTTCACGCGCTGCCCCGTAGCAGTGTTTTGGATAGCACCCAGGATTTGCGGGCCAGCTTTTGGATTATTTACCAGGTTAGCAATAGCCTCGCTAAGCTTCTGAGTAATTACTTCGTACGATATAACTTCCCCATTGGCTACTATTCCAGCTTCAGGAATAAAGAAATTTTGCGGCGCGGTGCACATTTGCCCGGAATACAACGAAATGGAAAAAGCCAGATTTTGTACTACTTTATCCAAGTCCGTAACCGAATCTAAAATAACTGAATTAACACCAGCTTTTTCCGTGAATACGGTTTTGCCGGGCAATTTTTCCAGGTAATTGCCAAATGCCGTACTACCTGTATAATCAATCAATTTTACTTTCGGGTGTTCGGCCAATTCTTTCGTGATCAAGCATTCGCGGGCATCCACCGCTAACTGACAAATAGTTGGATCCAGGTTTTGTTCCTGCAATACTTTTTGTACTTCGGCCACTATTATGGCAATAGGTAAAACTGCCTTGGGATGTGGTTTAATAATTACCGGATTGCCGGTTACCAAACTGGCAAACATACCCGGTACGGTATTCCAGGTCGGGAAGGTAGAACACCCAATTACCACACTAATACCTTTTGGCACCGCCACCCAGCTTTTCTGCAACTTAATACTGTATTTCCCCATGGGCTTCTCCCATTCCGTTTGCGACGGGAAACGGGTTTGTTCCTCTAAACCGGCCGCGATTGCTTCTAGAGCCCGATCAGCCGCGTGGGGTCCGGATGCCTGGAACGACATCAGGAAAGACTGGCCGGTAGTATGCATGGTGGCGTAAGCAATCTGAAAAAAACGCTTCTTTATGTACTCCAGGGCTTCTACCAGCAAAGCAGCTCGTTCGGCTGGAGCAACTTTTCGCCAGGTATGAAAAGCCTTTTCGCCTCGTTCTATAAGGGTTTGTACTTCAAAATAGGGATACGTAATACCGAGAGATTGCTGCTCATAGGGTGATTCTTCCTGCCCCACCCAGTCCGCTGGATCAGGTTGCCATAACTCCGTAAATGGCTTTTGTAAAGCAGCTTCGAAGGCCATTCTTCCCTCCTGCTCGGCAGTTTCGCCGTATACATCCGGGGTGGGATTTTCGGGGTAAGCGGCAAAAAAAGTACGTTCGTGCAAAGCGCGCATAGCCCGTTGCAAAAGCGTTTCGTTTTTTTCTTTATTAATAATAGCCATTTTTAGATACATTTCAGTTTAAATTCGTACTATTTCGGAGTGGCTGAATCTCTTAAATTTACGCTAATCCAAATTATTTTCCAGTTTTAAACAGTTCTTTTTTAAATCTGGCTTTTACTTACTTTCCTGATTTTCTATGTTGGCATGATTACCCGATTTTTTCATTGTTTACTCGCTTTTTTCTTCCTTTTTACTTTAAGCTGTACTCCTTCTTGGGCGCAAAATTTACGTTCAGTTGATAAGAATTCTTCTCCGGCACGCACCCAACCTAATTTTTTGTTAATTAAACTTAAATCAGAGCACTGGTCAGTTGGGGCTAACCGCCAACCGTCCAGTGCGCCTACTAACTCCTTACAACAAGTGCTGGCGCAAATAAAAACCAGTTCGTACCGGCAAAAATTTCCTGAAACCAGCTCTTCTGCTAACTTAAAACCTGGGCAGGTTGATTTATCGCTGTGGTACGAAGTTCAATACCAAAACACAAAATTCACTTTCCCGCAATTACGCCGGATGCTGCTCGCCACCGGCCTGGTCGACCAGGTAGAGCCGGTTTATTTACCTGAAATCTTGTATCAACCTAATGATCCTTTGGCCGATTCCGTTACCGGCAATCAGTATTATTTGAAACAGATTCATGCGTACCAGGCCTGGGATATAGAAAAAGGTGATTCCACTATTGTCATCGGGATTCTGGATACCGGAACCCGCCTGGATCACGAAGATTTAATTAAAAATATAAAACATAATTACGCCGATCCAATTGATGGAACAGATAACGATAACGACGGCTATAGAGATAATTTTACCGGTTGGGATACTGCCGACCAGGACAATGATCCCTATTCCGGTGGGCACGGAACCTTGGTAACCGGAATTGCATCAGGAACCCCGGATAATAACACCGGTGTGGCGGGAGCAGGTTTTAATTGCCGCTATTTACCCGTTAAAGTTTTCTCTTCTGATGCAGATGGACCATTTGGAGGTTATGAAGGCATTAAATACGCCGCTGACCATGGTTGCCAGGTAATTAATTTATCCTGGGGGGGAGATAATCCGTATTCGCAGTTTGAGCAGGATGTAATTAACTATGCCGTTCTGAACAAAAACGCGCTGGTAGTGGCTGCTGGTGGCAATACTCCTAAAGAAATATATTTTTATCCGGCTTCTTACGAAAATGTACTGGCGGTTAGTAGCGTCGATCCGAATGACGTAAAAGTAGCTAGTCAAACTTTTAACTACGCCATTGATTTAACGGCTCCAGGCATTAATATTACGACTTCCAGCAGCAACGGCATTAGCACGTATGCAAGCGTGGGCGGTTCTTCTATGGCCACTCCCCAGGTTGCAGGCGCCGCCGGCTTGCTCCGAAAAAAATTTCCGACCTATACCGCCCGGCAAGTGGCAGAACAACTTCGCGTAACGGCCGACAATATTTACGGGGCCGGAACAAATAACTCGTACCTGGAAAAATTAGGCTATGGCCGGTTAAACATATACCGGGCCTTAACCGCGGTACAATCAAAGGCCGTCCGGAATACCAACAACACCTACGATTATCAGCGTACCTTAGCCGGCAACATTTTGCCGATTACCGGAACGTTTGAGAACGTACTATCGCCCACGGAAAATTTGCAGGTTACTCTTTCTTCACCTTCGCCTTACGTGTCTATTATCCGGAGCACCTATGCCGCCGGCGCTATGGCTACCTTATCTTCTAAAACCAATTCCGGGCAACCGTTTCAAGTTCTCATTCAGGAAGACATTCCCGCTAATCAAGGTGTTACTTTCCGGTATGGTTTTACCGACGGAACTTACACCGACTACCAATATTTTACTCTTATTCTTAATTCAGATTACGTGACTTTAAAAACCGGTGATTTAGACGCTACCATTACAAGCCGGGGAAACATTGGCTTTAATGGGCTAAATTTGAAACAAGGGGAAAGCGTAATTTATAAAAACTTTGACCAGATGTTAAGCGAAGGAGGTTTACTCGTGGGTACTTCGCCCGAAAAAGTATCGGATCACCTGCGCACTATTCCTCCGGAAACCGACGAAGATTTTACCGTAACCTCTGGAATCCGGTTCGCGGATACTAGTAAGCGGGCGGATGAAGAAGCATACGGCTCTTTTGAAGATAGATATCCGAGTAATGGAGCAGTAGGGGTAAGCGTAAAACAACGGGCTTTTGCCTGGCAAAGTGCTCCCTATATCATTCTGGAATACCAACTTACTAATACTACTTCAGAGCCGTTAACCAACCTGCACGCGGGTCTATTTGCCGACTGGGATATTGGTGATTATACCGATAATGCTGCTGTGTGGGATTCTGCTACCCGAACAGGCTACACTTATAATCCGGACAATCCAGAAGTATACGCGGGAATTACCTTACTTACCGATCAGCAAACCACTACTTATGCTATCCGCAACCCGGCCAGTGGTCCCGAGTCCATTAACCTGACCGATGGATTTAGTAATGCCGAGAAGTTTACCGTTTTAAGCAATACCTCGCGGCAAAACCAAAATACCGAAGGTTCCAATAACGACGTGTCGCAGGTAGTGGGTGGCGTACTTACGGATTTACCGCCGGGGGAAAGTACTACAGTGGCCTTTGCCTTGCTAGGAGCCGAAGGGGTGCCCGATTTACAAGAAGCTGCCCGGACTGCCCGCCATAAATACCAGTTAATAAAAGCTGGTCCGGTGCTGGTAAAACAAATAGATGCCGTTTGCCTGGGTGAAACCGCACTTATAAAACCAATAGGTGGTCGGAATTTTAAATTTTACGCCGATTCTACTGGTAAACAATTATTAAGTACCGGGACAGATTTTACCACTCCTCCCATGCAGCAAGCTACCACTTATTACGTCAGCAACACTGATTCACTATATGAAAGTCCGTTGACTGCCGTGCGAATTGTTCCCGCTAATAGCCAGGTACAGTTTGCTTTTTCTCCCAATCCAGTTTCTCCCGGTGCAAACGGACGAGTTACTTTTACCAACTTAACAACAGGTACCCAACAATGGAACTGGAACTTTGGCAATGGCACGCACAGTCGGGAACAGAACCCCACTATCCAATACACCCAACCCGGAACGTATCCGGTAACTCTGCGGGTAACAAATCAATACGGCTGTATTGATTCTCTCACGCAAACCATTGAAATCAAATACCTGGAATATATTCGGCAATGGCAGGAAAAAGACATTTTGGTCTATCCTATTCCTGCTTCTGAATTTATAAAGATTAATATATCGGCCGGGATGGATGCTACCCAAGGACTTTCAGTAAGTCTCGTGAATGTTATTGGGCAATCCATATTAAAGAAAGTAATACACCAGACTGGGAAACAGCAATTAGATTTAAGTAAACTAGCGAATGGTATTTATTATTTGCGCATCCAGGGTAGAGACGGACTTGTTACTCGCCGGATAGAAGTAGTACGATGATAAAATCAGCCATTCTCTCGTAACTATTTTTAGTTTGATTTAATATAATTCTTTACTATCTGGTTACTATTGCAGGTAATACAAAGCTGTACTTTTGACTGAGGTTTCTTGGAAACTTGAAAAAACTCCAAAGACTAACGGTTGATTGGTTCTTATCGCATTGCACATTTAACCAAAAACCCACCATAAAACGTACAGCCCTCGAAAGAGGGCTGTACGTTTAAATTTAAAATTAACACGTTTGTGCTTACCCTTGCATGGGAGCCGGAGCACTTTGCTCTTGCATCCGGATAAGGTTCAGGGCAGAACCGGCTTTAAACCAGGCAATCTGTCCTTCGTTGTAGGTATGATTTACTTCAAAGGTATGGGTTGTACCATCGGCATGGTGCAATACTACCTGCAACGGACTACCCGGAGCAAATTCAGTCAGGCCAATAATGTCTAAAGTATCATCTTCCTGAATATGATCGTAATCTTCTTTGTTCGCGAAGGTTAAGGCCAGCATCCCTTGTTTCTTCAGGTTGGTTTCGTGAATACGGGCAAATGATTTTACCAGTACGGCCAGAACTCCTAAATGACGCGGCTCCATAGCGGCGTGTTCCCGGCTGGAGCCTTCGCCGTAGTTTTCATCACCCACCACCACTGATCCAACTCCAGCTGCTTTATACGCCCGGGCTACGGCCGGCACTTCGCCGTAACCACCCGTAAGTTGATTTTTCACGTTATTGGCTTCGCCGTTAAAGGCATTAATGGCTCCAATTAACATGTTATTAGAAATATTATCTAAGTGTCCCCGGTATTTTAGCCAAGGACCAGCCATGGAAATATGGTCGGTAGTACATTTTCCCTGGGCTTTAATTAATAAGCGCAAACCCGTTAAATTACCACCTGACCAAGGCGCAAAACCTTCGAGTAACTGCAAACGATCGGAATTTGGATCTACAATAACATCTACCTGGTTCGGATCTTCGGCTGGCGCTACGTAACCAGCATCTTCTACATCGTATCCTTTTTCCGGGAAAGGAATACCTTTTGGTTCGTCTAATTTTACCTGTTCTCCGTTTTTATTCGGCAGAGTATCGGTAAGTGGGTTAAAGGTTAAGTCACCGGCAATGGCAAAAGCAGTTACAATTTCCGGCGAAGCCACAAACGCGTGGGTATTCGGGTTACCATCATTCCGTTTAGCAAAGTTCCGGTTAAAAGAAGTAATAATGGAATTTTTACGTTTCGGATCATCCGTATGACGCGCCCACTGTCCAATGCACGGACCGCAGGCATTTGCCAATACAACTCCACCAATCTTGGAGAAAGTATCCAGGATACCATCGCGCTCGGCAGTGTAACGTACCACTTCGGAGCCAGGGGTAATAGTATATTCCGCGTTAACGGTAAGACCTTTGTCGATAGCTTGTTGCGCCAGTGAGGCTGCCCGGGTAAGATCTTCGTAAGAAGAGTTAGTACAAGACCCAATCAAACCTACTTCTAATTTAGAGGGCCAGTTGTGTTCTCGTACGGCATCCGCGAAAAGAGAAATCGGCCAGGCCGCATCGGGCGTAAACGGTCCATTTACGTGCGGCTCCAGTTCGCTCAGGTTAATTTCAATTAATTGGTCGTAGTAAGCTTCCGGATTTGCGTATACTTCCTCATCGGCGCGCAGGTGCTCCGCCACTTGATCCGCCAATTCTGCTACATCTGCCCGATCCGTATGAATCAGGTATTCTCTCATTTCATTATCGTAGCCAAAAACAGATGTGGTAGCGCCAATTTCCGCGCCCATGTTACAAATGGTAGATTTACCGGAACAAGAAATATTGTTAGCACCTTCACCAAAATACTCTACAATAGCACCGGTACCACCTTTTACGGTTAAAATACCGGCCACTTTTAAAATGACATCTTTGGGAGCAGTCCAGCCGCTCAGTTTACCGGTTAGTTTCACCCCAATTACTTTCGGAAACTTCAGTTCCCAGGCCATACCCGACATGACGTCCACCGCATCTGCTCCTCCCACGCCGATCGCAATCATACCTACTCCACCCGCATTAGGGGTATGCGAATCGGTACCAATCATCATTCCGCCCGGGAAAGCGTAATTTTCCTGCACTACCGTGTGAATAATACCGGCGCCCGGTTTCCAGAAACCAATACCGTATTTATTAGAAACGGAAGCTAAGAAATCATACACTTCTTTGTTTTCGGTGTAAGCCTCGGACAAATCCTGGTTCGCTCCAACCCGGGCCTGAATTAAGTGGTCGCAGTGTACCGAAGAAGGCACCGCCGCTCTAGGTTTACCCGCTTGCATAAATTGCAGCAAAGCCATCTGGGCCGTAGCATCCTGCATGGCCACCCGGTCCGGGGCAAAATCGACGTACGATTTGCCGCGCTCGTACGCTTGCGTAGCCGGGCCATTATATAAATGAGCGTATAATATTTTTTCTGTCTGGGTGAGCGGACGGCCTACCACCTGACGCGCGGCCGTAATCTTTTCCCCTAATCCGGCATACACTGCCTTAATCATATCTATATCAAATGCCATAATATTGGTTGTTGTTGTGAAAATTAATTTTAACTAAGCCAAAACAGTTTTTGACCCACGCAAATCCAATTTGCGCAAATAT
This region includes:
- a CDS encoding sensor histidine kinase translates to MKLSTRIFAGFVIISFIFTLVIYINFQLSEEVLENSQWVSHSQTVVRASSALQRNIVDMETGMRGFLLTGNEIFLEPYYAAKKQIPAMFSNLETLVKNSPVQIRQVQQIKNTHNRWVTTFTEALITQKRNQTLENDQLKNTGLQNLKNADNAMNSSGKKMMDSMRSMFIGLNAIENQVREARLTRLRNSINNTRLLSTVITILSILIGLGWTYYIARLITRRIGSMVRLAEKISLGEYKTQILDTSRDELSRLSYSLNVMANKINQTITELESKNKELDQFAYVVSHDLKAPLRGIENASRWVEEDMGKDLPAHIQEYLKLMRTRVHRMENLINGILALARIGRRKLTEEAVDISQLLSEIFEMLAPPAGIKWQVSDNLPVLFTVRVYLQQVFTNLISNAIKYHHQSQGLIQVKHTELLDAHQFTVTDDGPGIEEEYHQRIFVIFQTLQERDALESTGVGLAIVKKIIEQQGGKITVKSSPGKGSSFIFTWPKNQNSGPDFEIS
- a CDS encoding response regulator, yielding MNETLPSILLVEDDYLDIMSVERELRKLNINLPLHIARNGREALSMLKGEGQAPLNPLPSVVMLDINMPKMNGLELLSEIRRDIDLQYLNVFITTTSMEDSDRTKAEDLEVSGYIEKPLTFDTFGNHSGSRIDSFSLFLDLLKLKN
- the paaN gene encoding phenylacetic acid degradation protein PaaN, whose product is MAIINKEKNETLLQRAMRALHERTFFAAYPENPTPDVYGETAEQEGRMAFEAALQKPFTELWQPDPADWVGQEESPYEQQSLGITYPYFEVQTLIERGEKAFHTWRKVAPAERAALLVEALEYIKKRFFQIAYATMHTTGQSFLMSFQASGPHAADRALEAIAAGLEEQTRFPSQTEWEKPMGKYSIKLQKSWVAVPKGISVVIGCSTFPTWNTVPGMFASLVTGNPVIIKPHPKAVLPIAIIVAEVQKVLQEQNLDPTICQLAVDARECLITKELAEHPKVKLIDYTGSTAFGNYLEKLPGKTVFTEKAGVNSVILDSVTDLDKVVQNLAFSISLYSGQMCTAPQNFFIPEAGIVANGEVISYEVITQKLSEAIANLVNNPKAGPQILGAIQNTATGQRVKDAAEGHGKVLLSTCDIVNPNFTNARMCSPVLYEVTAAHKEIYNQELFGPIALIIKTKNTAESIALARELAETQGAISCAAYSTDAEIKEQIKDEMSLAGTPVSFNLTGNIYVNQNAGFSDFHVTGGNPAGNASFTNPEFVIKRFTWVGFREPAPMS
- a CDS encoding S8 family serine peptidase; translation: MLIKLKSEHWSVGANRQPSSAPTNSLQQVLAQIKTSSYRQKFPETSSSANLKPGQVDLSLWYEVQYQNTKFTFPQLRRMLLATGLVDQVEPVYLPEILYQPNDPLADSVTGNQYYLKQIHAYQAWDIEKGDSTIVIGILDTGTRLDHEDLIKNIKHNYADPIDGTDNDNDGYRDNFTGWDTADQDNDPYSGGHGTLVTGIASGTPDNNTGVAGAGFNCRYLPVKVFSSDADGPFGGYEGIKYAADHGCQVINLSWGGDNPYSQFEQDVINYAVLNKNALVVAAGGNTPKEIYFYPASYENVLAVSSVDPNDVKVASQTFNYAIDLTAPGINITTSSSNGISTYASVGGSSMATPQVAGAAGLLRKKFPTYTARQVAEQLRVTADNIYGAGTNNSYLEKLGYGRLNIYRALTAVQSKAVRNTNNTYDYQRTLAGNILPITGTFENVLSPTENLQVTLSSPSPYVSIIRSTYAAGAMATLSSKTNSGQPFQVLIQEDIPANQGVTFRYGFTDGTYTDYQYFTLILNSDYVTLKTGDLDATITSRGNIGFNGLNLKQGESVIYKNFDQMLSEGGLLVGTSPEKVSDHLRTIPPETDEDFTVTSGIRFADTSKRADEEAYGSFEDRYPSNGAVGVSVKQRAFAWQSAPYIILEYQLTNTTSEPLTNLHAGLFADWDIGDYTDNAAVWDSATRTGYTYNPDNPEVYAGITLLTDQQTTTYAIRNPASGPESINLTDGFSNAEKFTVLSNTSRQNQNTEGSNNDVSQVVGGVLTDLPPGESTTVAFALLGAEGVPDLQEAARTARHKYQLIKAGPVLVKQIDAVCLGETALIKPIGGRNFKFYADSTGKQLLSTGTDFTTPPMQQATTYYVSNTDSLYESPLTAVRIVPANSQVQFAFSPNPVSPGANGRVTFTNLTTGTQQWNWNFGNGTHSREQNPTIQYTQPGTYPVTLRVTNQYGCIDSLTQTIEIKYLEYIRQWQEKDILVYPIPASEFIKINISAGMDATQGLSVSLVNVIGQSILKKVIHQTGKQQLDLSKLANGIYYLRIQGRDGLVTRRIEVVR
- a CDS encoding aconitate hydratase, translating into MAFDIDMIKAVYAGLGEKITAARQVVGRPLTQTEKILYAHLYNGPATQAYERGKSYVDFAPDRVAMQDATAQMALLQFMQAGKPRAAVPSSVHCDHLIQARVGANQDLSEAYTENKEVYDFLASVSNKYGIGFWKPGAGIIHTVVQENYAFPGGMMIGTDSHTPNAGGVGMIAIGVGGADAVDVMSGMAWELKFPKVIGVKLTGKLSGWTAPKDVILKVAGILTVKGGTGAIVEYFGEGANNISCSGKSTICNMGAEIGATTSVFGYDNEMREYLIHTDRADVAELADQVAEHLRADEEVYANPEAYYDQLIEINLSELEPHVNGPFTPDAAWPISLFADAVREHNWPSKLEVGLIGSCTNSSYEDLTRAASLAQQAIDKGLTVNAEYTITPGSEVVRYTAERDGILDTFSKIGGVVLANACGPCIGQWARHTDDPKRKNSIITSFNRNFAKRNDGNPNTHAFVASPEIVTAFAIAGDLTFNPLTDTLPNKNGEQVKLDEPKGIPFPEKGYDVEDAGYVAPAEDPNQVDVIVDPNSDRLQLLEGFAPWSGGNLTGLRLLIKAQGKCTTDHISMAGPWLKYRGHLDNISNNMLIGAINAFNGEANNVKNQLTGGYGEVPAVARAYKAAGVGSVVVGDENYGEGSSREHAAMEPRHLGVLAVLVKSFARIHETNLKKQGMLALTFANKEDYDHIQEDDTLDIIGLTEFAPGSPLQVVLHHADGTTHTFEVNHTYNEGQIAWFKAGSALNLIRMQEQSAPAPMQG